Proteins encoded in a region of the Acetonema longum DSM 6540 genome:
- a CDS encoding DUF3307 domain-containing protein — MDINMILALLVLSHVIADFVFQGDGIAVGKKTGFQRMFQHVGHHLLISGILLLPYLNSRLLGIIIVLALLHGAIDKGKTAYDERNGEQDKGFESFMADQALHLVLIGLSCSFIKDIQLNQFALSFGGFLSDCYPVFLNATNQDAFQFIVVLTGYIFNFKGATILIQKVLDKYLHLKMSGINEDTMNKDQRKKNAGEAIGNLERLLILTLVLQQHYAPIGLVVAGKALARHKRLEEKNFAEYFLVGTFTSISIALLTGILIAAIIN; from the coding sequence GTGGATATAAACATGATTCTGGCTTTATTGGTGCTGAGCCACGTCATAGCCGATTTTGTTTTTCAGGGCGATGGAATCGCGGTGGGAAAGAAAACCGGCTTTCAAAGAATGTTTCAACACGTAGGGCATCATCTGCTGATAAGCGGCATACTCCTTCTGCCTTATCTTAACAGTCGTCTATTGGGGATCATCATAGTGCTTGCCCTGCTCCATGGGGCTATAGACAAAGGTAAGACCGCATATGATGAACGGAATGGGGAGCAGGACAAAGGCTTTGAGTCGTTTATGGCTGACCAGGCGCTTCATCTGGTTTTAATCGGACTGTCCTGTTCTTTTATAAAAGATATTCAGTTGAATCAATTTGCGCTGAGTTTCGGCGGCTTTTTGTCAGACTGCTACCCGGTATTTTTGAACGCAACCAACCAGGATGCATTTCAATTCATTGTTGTTTTGACGGGGTACATATTCAATTTTAAAGGGGCAACGATCCTTATTCAGAAAGTGCTCGACAAATACCTTCATTTAAAAATGAGTGGAATCAATGAAGATACTATGAATAAGGACCAGAGGAAAAAGAACGCCGGTGAAGCAATAGGCAATTTAGAGCGGCTGTTGATTCTCACTCTGGTATTGCAGCAACATTATGCGCCTATCGGCCTGGTAGTGGCGGGAAAAGCCCTGGCGCGGCACAAGCGGCTGGAAGAAAAGAATTTTGCCGAGTATTTTTTAGTCGGTACATTTACCAGTATCAGCATTGCGCTTTTAACGGGGATACTGATTGCAGCGATCATCAATTGA
- a CDS encoding SatD family protein, with protein MLYCAIIGDIVGSRKLADRSEVQKKFQAVAERACRQYQADIASPFTVTIGDEFQVLLKRVQTAPEVIKTVIREMAPIDLVFGVGIGDISTDINREMAIGMDGPAFHAARKAVEQAKRKKPGVIYRTALPEVGAGTDMINSLQYFIESCSKKRTKRQKQVLELLEKGSTQEEIAEHLDIKQQSVSNIVNWSYMPEITGAQKAIASYLEWIDHYRH; from the coding sequence AGCGAAGTTCAGAAAAAGTTCCAGGCGGTGGCAGAAAGAGCCTGCCGGCAATATCAGGCGGATATTGCATCACCGTTTACAGTGACAATCGGAGATGAGTTTCAGGTGCTGTTAAAAAGAGTACAGACTGCGCCTGAAGTGATTAAGACTGTAATCAGAGAAATGGCGCCCATTGATCTTGTTTTCGGGGTTGGCATCGGGGATATTTCCACTGACATTAATCGGGAAATGGCCATTGGCATGGACGGACCGGCGTTCCATGCCGCCAGGAAGGCGGTGGAGCAAGCCAAACGGAAGAAACCCGGCGTTATTTATCGTACGGCTCTCCCAGAGGTTGGGGCAGGGACGGATATGATTAATTCCCTACAATATTTTATTGAATCTTGCAGCAAAAAAAGGACAAAGCGCCAGAAGCAAGTCCTGGAACTGTTGGAAAAAGGTTCCACTCAGGAAGAAATTGCAGAACATCTCGATATTAAACAGCAAAGCGTATCCAATATTGTAAACTGGTCCTATATGCCGGAAATAACCGGTGCGCAAAAAGCAATAGCAAGTTATTTAGAATGGATTGACCATTATAGGCATTAG